The region ATCATagacatttttgtttttgaagtAAATTCCACCAAAGATGACCCAGGGCAGCACAATTGCAATCAGCTGGAAATCAAGTAGAAACAATCTTCCTCAGAGAAACATCATGCACCACAGTCCACAGATAAGTCCATAGATGatattataagaaaattagaTCTAAGAAGCGAGAACATACTGGAACAGCCCAAAATGGAACTGTATTGCCCTTCAGCGGATAACTCACGTCCGTCAGCATGTCACGTCCAACAAAGCGGTGAAAAGGCTCAATAATGTTGGACAGCCCATAAACAACAGCTAGAAAGATAAGTATTATCCAGTCATACAAGTGGAATCTTGCCAATTTGATGCCATGGGATCCTATAGTATGGCATCCTAACTGGGTAGCAGGCATTATCacctaaaattgaaaataaacagAAAGGAAGTCATCATAGGAGAAGGAAAACTGCAAATAACATAAAGGTGATGGGTGTAATCCAGTGCTGTTATGAACATGAAAAGGAACAAAGAATAGAACGACAAAGGATGTCATGACAGACCGAAACCATACATAGGTTGTCAGCTTCTGTCTAGCAATGAAACTTTTCAGTTGGGGTTCTTTGGAATATCTAGAACAAGTATAAAGTTCtgagaataaataaaaactaacatGTTTGTAGCAACCAGTAAACAGGTCAATGAAATCGCTGTTTAGGGTGGATACAAGCGGCAGCATAACTTATGCAAATTCTATCGTATTACTGTATTTACAAAAGGCACACacgaatgagatttttttttcggaaTTGCTGTGTCATTCGAATGAAATTTGGGGATAAAATCTTACAGATTTTGAACCATTGGATCCATGCCAAGATTCGTGCACCGGCTTCTCTCCTCCAACTCCGGTGGGCTCCCCTTCTTCTCCAGCGCCGGCGCGACACCCCCAACTCCAGCAGGGAGCACACGAGTTAGGGTTtgggggagggggaagagGGGGGTTTCCTCGAGGCTTAGAGGGATGGCcgtgggcggcggaggaccggcgggcggcgaggcggcgccgaAGCCGCAGGGATGGAGGAGGGCGGTGGGCCAgtgtcggcggcgggggcaaAGCAAGCGCGAGAttaggaggcggcggccagtGGTGACGGATCCGGCGGGGGCATCTTGCTGTCACTGGCttgagaagagagaggggaagggggagcggggaggaggagggggctcatcgcggggggggggggggggggggggggttcgcCAGCGCCGTTGATCCCTTCTGGCCAGCTGGCGAGGTGGGTGGCGGCGTGGTGGGAGGGTGGATcaggcgcggtggcggcggcggggggtgGGTGTATGGTaaagttagggtttagggtttgcACGAATCTTAAAGCATATCCAATGGTCCAAAATTCGTATGATAAGAGGTGGGATTTTGTGTCACATGGTATATAGGcagccctttttttttgcaggctataattaggggttgtttagtttgcaaaaaaaatttacaaaaacatcacatcaaaactttaaacagacatttgaagtattaaacttagtctaattacaaaacaaatttcagattccgtctgaaaaccgcgagacgaatcttttgagtctaattaatccgtcattagcacatgttggttactgtagcacttatggctaattacgtcctaattagactcaaaagattcatctcactatttcctccataactgtgtaattagttttaatgtttatatatatttaatgctttatttagatatccaaagatttgttgtgatgtttttgggaaaaaattttgggaactaaacagccccttacTCGGCACTTGGATGGGCGCATACTGTTTGAGAATTCTAACAGTGTGATACGGATAACCTACATAAACTGGAAGTAGCAAGGCAGTGGCCATTGGCCAAACAGTTCAACATTGCCAGTAATTTGCAAGAATCATCCATTTTACTCCAAATCAAGCTATTCCACAAAGCCAGAAAGTCTATGGCATTAGGAACCAGCCAGCTGATAGAGTAATGAAGTTCTGAGTTTTTATGGATGCATCAGTGTCATGCAGCCAATAGAGTAACGAAGTTAggtttttctaaaagaaattttatgtatCAGTCTCATGGAGCCGATTTGGCCTTTGCCAGAAAACAATTACTACTATGTACACAGTACCTGAGTCCTAGATTAAACAGATAACAAAGTACAAATTACTCCATCCGGCATAAGTAGAACACTCAAATTTGTCAGGAACTCCACACGGAGAGCACAAGAACAACTAATCCCATAAATCTCAAAGGAAGCAAAGATTAtctctttaataaaaaaaaagagtggcagagaagaaacaaagaaCCAACAGGCTCACTGTCCCCGTGGCGAGATACCaacggctcctcctcctcctccagctcgCACGACAAGATGCGCAGTTctgcagcaaaaaaaattaaaaaaaaaggaacaagaacaagaacacgGTCACCACAAGCCCCAAGCACAAGCAGTCTGGAGAAGAATCTATCTTCCGCGTGAAACAGATCGCAAATGAGAATGAGAACGAGATGTTATAacgaaacaaaaaagaaaaggaaaggaatgcGTGGTTCTGGGCGGCGCAGGGGGCTCACCTGGGGTCCGgtccgggcggcggcgatggagacgATGCTGCTGCAGCACGCGGAGAtgggagaggggaaggggaagttGTACTCACTACTGGAGTCTGGAGTCTGGAGGGCAGGAGGAGGGTAACTTACGCAGAAGCAGCGGCGCTGGAGATTGAGGGTAGAAAAGTCGGTCCCTTTGCCCATTATCTCACCGACACGTGTGCGGTGTACACGGCGAATCTCGAGTGtaaccaataaaaaaatactacggGTTTTGAACTTTTAGGCTGAGAGTTTAGTTCCCACAACTTCGACTGAGTCGGTTACATCGACGTGTACAGGGCACAACAAAATGTacggttatatatttataatattaaacatagtttaattataaaataaattttagatttcatctgaaaaccacgagataaatcttttaaatctaattaatttgttattagcacatgttagttactatagcacttatggcgaATCATTTACTaataggcttaaaagatttatctcacaaTTTCTCCCCTAACTGCATAATTAGtcttaatgtttatgtatatttaatgttttatttagatgtctagagatttgatgtgatgtttttgggaaaagtttttggaactaaaccgGGCCTAATCGTTACTTGAACAGATTTGATTCAACTAGGAGAGGTCATcctttgactttttaataaaaatgaaaaagtatATTTCTTCAGCCATCAAGTTTTGCTCAGGGCTAATTTTGTCTCTCTCACCTTTCaatggaaaaaagagaaaaaaaataatgaaatagaAAGGAAACAAGTGATTTTTGCATACTAAATATTTGTTAGAATTTTAACATTCAAATGCAAACTAGGTATATGGAATTTATTATTTGGCATGCCTTATTTGAGAAAACTATTTGGCATGCCAATTATAAGTTTGGTGTATGTAGTCAATTTAAGTTCATATTGGCATAATGCAGTGAACAGAGGTATATAATGTCATAGTCATATCAGAATGTTAAAATTATagcaaatattaaatatgcaagatcacttatttttaatatgtttgctttcttttttttccatgtagTGTATGTATGGATAAATTGAACATTTTACCATAGGATTTGcatgaaaaaatgaaatggCATGCTCATGTGACGATCGGTCGATGAAAAGTCTCAAAACATCAACATCCACATGTCGCCAAATCAAATGCATCGGAAAATCAAGTGCCTATTCGTATAAAGTGGTATAAGAGTATCCTAAGAGTACTGTTAGGCCATGTTCGTTCCTTGGTTAAAGAACAAACGTagaacaaattaatatttaatgaattaattattagctataaaaaatttgaaaagtgGATCGATATGTTTTTTGAAATCAACTTTCctaatattttgcaaaaacacatcatttaacagtttgagAAGTGTACACataaaaaacgagagaatctggTTTAGTTATCTGgggaaaagaacacaaccattCTATGTTACAATGCGTTTGGTTTTAAGGTTTAGCTGGGATAGGTTAGAGTGATCTCATTTTCTacatttgtttggtttgatagttgtttggtttgatagccaaatactacctccgtccctaaatgtttgacagcgttaacttttttatacatgtttgactatttgtcttatttaaaaaattatgtaattattaattatttttatatcatttcatttattgttaagtatacttttatgcatatttatagcctttacatattttataaaaattttaaataagacgaatggtcaatcgtatataaaaaaatcaacggcgtcaaacatttagagacggatAAAGCACAATAAGAACATGTTTAGAAATATTCTCCTCATATCCAGGTCGATGATCAGCCAGACCGCCTCGTTCCACCTCCGCGTGATTCACATGTGCGCACTAGAGGGGGGtgattgttaattatttatctaCCTATGGAaaatagcaataaaaaaactgcCAATTTAATCCATTACATTGTTCGATCTTATTTAGTTGAACTTTAGGTTGCACTGTTGCCAAGTGCTGCTTTAGTTCTAATCTTAATGTGTGGTTTGAGTTTTGTGTCCAGCGTCCCTTTTGTTCTAGTTCACCCCACGTCCTGTGCTTTTGGTTGGTTTCCATCCCATCTTTTTGGAGCATCTAATAAATGAACTGCAATAAACTGGATCACAAAAGTCAGCAACATTAGTAATTTACACCATGTGACCAATTTCAGCGCGATCGTTGAGAAACTCAGTGTAGGATAGGTACACCATGAGTTAAAAAAGAACAGGATATGAATATGACTAGAGTGCAAACTAACAGTAATTTACATCCAACACCCACAGAGAGTTGTCAGCTTGTAATGGCCACCAGATTGTTGCAAGGAGCTCTCAGTGAAGATGATGAGACGATCACCAGATGATTGGCACAATCCTACCTACCTTTTACTCGTGCAATGTACATGGAAATGGAGCAAACGTACCAACTAATTATGCTGCAGAACCTAAACCCAGAAAGATCAAAGAATCCACACCATCATGATACTTGTCGCCCCATGTTTCAGATTCTCCTACCAGACTCCATCGAGTCTAAAATAGGGATGGTGTCTCTCAGGGCAATGGCACCATGGTCTTCATCGGCAAGCTCAGTGTCTGTTGGTCTCGTGTTGTATGAGTTTGCAATACCGTTGCTTTGTGTGTCGGCTAGCTGTTGGAAATATGCATGAGGCCATACAGCTGCAAATGCAAACGAACAGGGGaacagttttaaaatatgtcgaGCAAGGTCCCAAATATCATCTATATCACAAGGGAAACATACCATCAGCATCAAATGGATAAGGGAAAAATTGCAGATAACAAAATGAAGCAACAGTAAGACCTGAAAAGGGGGCGGACGAAGAATGAGACAAGATCCATGCATATTTTCTGACTATGAAGATGGTCTAAATGGTTGAGAAAAGGCGTCAAAATAACAAACCTATAATGCCACCTGCAAATACGTCTTGCCAGTGATGCCAGTAATCATCAACCCGAGAGACTGCCACAAGTGATGCAACAAGTAGAGGCAGAAATACTATGCATAGTTTTGCAATATGGCCTTTGCGATCAAAAGCTTGAAGTTTACCAGCTAAGTACCACGCAAGAAAACCTAGACCAGCAAAAGACCCTGCAGAAGGTGAGTGAGAACCACAACAGCTATGTCATATTATATTCAACTGATCCACCAAATAACgaattttaaagatatatgGAGAACACGCTGTTCTCTGGTCATTAAAAGCTGTAGTTCATGCATCTCaccaaattttcaaacttcaCCATCAAATCtgtttaattattattcaatacagaaatataaattatattcataGATTTGTTTGACAATTCCATAGCTCTATAGTTAATAGTTTAATTTGATTTACAAATAATTCACTATAAAATCAGGGATCAAAGATGTATTTCAGATATTGTAATGATGTCCAAAAAGGCATGTTTCTGTACAGGATGAAGTATAAACGATTGGTAACAAAAGATGAGCAACACTAATCATTTGGTTGGCACaggatttttaattatagattCAACATATAGGTGTCAAGACTCAAGAGTaccaaaaacaaataaatattgttCAATAGCATGAAGATTGAACAATATTTATGTCCTGCATAGTTACAGAGCACATCACATTTCAGAGCAGTACTTCGATCAATGCCCTACATGAAGATTGAAGCAACCACTAAACTAAGCAGCACTGTTTTCAAATAAACAATTGGAGAAAAATCCTTGGGAATGTATGCATTGTAGAGTATGTGAGATAAACAGAAGTAAAAAGAATGCAAATTGCAAGGCATGTAAAAGCTCAATATCAGCTAAGAAACATACATcagtaattcaaaattttgtaccaaaGAGCTGTGTTTCTTACATGAAGAATGCCCACTTGGAAAGCTCTTGTGGCCTTCCTTGATGACACCCTTTTCTCCATGGCATATGACATCAGTAGTGACATTATCAAActtctgaaaaatgaaatgatttGTACTTTCATATAAGCTACAGCCTAAACGAAGTTTAATATCTGAGCTCAGGGCATTAGCAGAAAGGAGATTACAGGTATTCCATCAGGGAAACAACGCCAAAAGAAATCTGGGCGAGGACGACCAACACCATCCTTAATTGCATCAGTAATCACCGCAGTTATAAGCACTGAATATAGAATCCCTGCACAAATTCTATGGTTAAATTCTATGGTTCAGCATAAATCAAAGATGTGAATTCAATAGATATCTACGTATGAGAGTATCATATACCCAGTATGCCATGATGTAAATCAtagacatttttctttttgaagtaAATTCCACCAAAGACAGCACAGGGCAGCACAATACCAATAAGCTGTAAGTAAAGAAATTATTACATGTCTCAATTGATAGATGAAATCATAAGAAATTTTTATCTGGAAAAGCAACAACATACCGGGACGGCCCAAAATGGAATTGTGTTGCCCTTTAGTGGGTATCTCAAGTCCGTCATCATGTCACGTCCAACAAAGCGGTGAAAAGGCTCAATTATGTTTAACACTCCATCAATAACAGCAAGAAACAGAAGTATTATCCAGTCATACATGTGGAGTCTTGCCACACTGGTGCCATGGGACCTTATAGTGTGGCATCCTAACTGGATACCAGGCATTTTTCCCTTAAAAAATAGGACGTTCAGAATCAGTGGGGAAAAAATAACTAGCATGAAGGTGATGGATACGATCTAGTGATCATATGAGCATGCAAAAAATCATGCATTGGTCACATTTCACCTGTCTTCAGACagcaaaatattttgacaCTATAAAGTCCAATTGTCAGAATATCTACAACTTTGAAGCTCTTCAagcatattttgtaatttgtacGTTTTGGAAATTGAAACTGCCTGTATCAACGTGTCACTAAAAACTGAGAAATTGTTCAGCAAGTATTGGCAAGCAGCAACCCCTTTTCCATGCCGCACGCCTTGCTGCATATCTCTCTCAACTTGAAAGGGCAAAGTGTATTTGAAGAAGTCCGAACAAACAAGAACATGAAAGAAGGTTCAGAACTCCAATACCTAATAATAATTGGACCTGTTTTGATATTCACAAACCTACAAAAACTATAAACTCCAGGGAGTTGACCAAAACCCTCCACACAGGCAGAGGTTGATAACAACCATATTCATTCCAAACAGTTACAAAGCTAGCAAACCTATCGCATTCACAAAAACTCATTCaacctaaaataaaatcatcatGTGATTTAGTAGTAAACTTTTGATCTTTCTGCTGGCTGGATAGTATTATCCCTTGATTGTAGTATAACATGTTCTAATCCATTTGACCTTAGTCAAACCGATTGCTACTAGAGGCATAAAAA is a window of Oryza brachyantha chromosome 8, ObraRS2, whole genome shotgun sequence DNA encoding:
- the LOC102705551 gene encoding lipid phosphate phosphatase 2-like, which codes for MVWYSGPSILCRLQLLPCSSALDLTARPRPLLPLRLASTPLLSLPTPPRKSARRRRPPICIRAPCATWRSRSYLAEEPGKMPGIQLGCHTIRSHGTSVARLHMYDWIILLFLAVIDGVLNIIEPFHRFVGRDMMTDLRYPLKGNTIPFWAVPLIGIVLPCAVFGGIYFKKKNVYDLHHGILGILYSVLITAVITDAIKDGVGRPRPDFFWRCFPDGIPKFDNVTTDVICHGEKGVIKEGHKSFPSGHSSWSFAGLGFLAWYLAGKLQAFDRKGHIAKLCIVFLPLLVASLVAVSRVDDYWHHWQDVFAGGIIGLTVASFCYLQFFPYPFDADAVWPHAYFQQLADTQSNGIANSYNTRPTDTELADEDHGAIALRDTIPILDSMESGRRI